A region of Methanobacterium spitsbergense DNA encodes the following proteins:
- a CDS encoding ATP-binding cassette domain-containing protein, whose protein sequence is MKIDNKSIFGFLGPNGAGKTTTIKMLTCLIQSTTGTANVAGYDISKNPNEVREKIGMVPQLVSLYGDLTVRENIDLCADFYGLPDDLKVSRAEELMELVDIKYAQNKLVKQLSGGMKQKASVVASLIHQPDILFLDEPTIGLDPTTKRVLWDLVQELNSEGRTIILCSHDMYEVELLCDEIGIINGGVLAAFDTPRGLKDTMIHEQKEVKSSENSNVIKIMDELRKEGSVEDSEAYDQLKEKIDRQNRDLKELSVMISNLDENLLNNLKNMPEVELLDKHDSGRIVMDIESSDESVNKIISEIIAKGGNITSISTKDPSLEDVFMSVTTKNKEEGAEDG, encoded by the coding sequence ATGAAAATAGACAACAAGAGCATATTTGGTTTTCTAGGCCCAAATGGTGCTGGAAAAACAACAACCATAAAAATGCTCACATGTTTAATACAATCAACAACCGGAACTGCAAATGTAGCAGGTTACGATATATCAAAAAATCCCAATGAAGTGCGTGAAAAGATTGGAATGGTTCCACAACTGGTGAGTCTATATGGAGACTTAACTGTGCGTGAAAATATTGATCTATGCGCAGACTTCTATGGACTGCCAGATGACTTGAAAGTAAGCAGAGCAGAAGAACTAATGGAACTTGTTGATATTAAATATGCTCAAAATAAATTAGTAAAACAGCTTTCTGGAGGTATGAAACAGAAAGCATCAGTTGTTGCAAGTTTAATCCATCAACCTGATATATTATTCCTTGATGAACCAACTATTGGTTTAGATCCCACAACCAAGAGGGTTTTATGGGATTTAGTGCAAGAGCTGAATTCAGAAGGCCGTACCATCATCCTTTGTTCTCACGATATGTACGAAGTGGAACTACTATGTGATGAAATTGGAATTATTAACGGTGGAGTTCTTGCAGCCTTTGATACACCAAGAGGTCTTAAAGACACCATGATACATGAACAAAAAGAAGTTAAATCTTCTGAAAATTCTAATGTCATTAAGATTATGGATGAGCTCAGGAAAGAAGGTTCTGTTGAAGATAGCGAAGCATACGATCAATTAAAAGAAAAAATAGATAGACAAAACAGGGATTTGAAAGAATTAAGTGTTATGATAAGTAATTTAGATGAAAACCTGTTAAATAATCTGAAAAACATGCCGGAAGTTGAATTATTAGATAAACACGATTCTGGAAGAATAGTTATGGACATAGAATCATCAGATGAATCTGTGAATAAAATAATCTCAGAAATAATCGCTAAAGGAGGGAATATTACATCAATATCCACCAAAGATCCTTCCTTGGAAGATGTTTTCATGAGCGTAACTACAAAAAATAAAGAAGAAGGTGCAGAAGATGGTTGA
- a CDS encoding PadR family transcriptional regulator, with protein sequence MKENKKLSSDESEQDEFNDKDHEFDCDSDIFKYLKEYDLKLLRSMKGFGKTMILWRISKGRTHGYELMSQINKISPSSEETVRGPSKIYPVLHNLEDAGLIIGTWEAHGKRKVKYYEITEEGIQTLKRIRKVFSCHKTSILEEFWRDMFSKNE encoded by the coding sequence ATGAAAGAGAATAAAAAGCTTTCATCAGATGAATCAGAGCAAGATGAATTCAATGACAAAGATCATGAATTTGACTGTGACTCTGATATATTTAAATACCTTAAAGAGTACGATTTAAAACTCTTAAGAAGTATGAAAGGCTTTGGTAAAACCATGATTCTCTGGCGAATAAGTAAAGGAAGAACCCATGGTTACGAACTTATGAGTCAAATAAATAAAATCAGTCCTTCATCTGAAGAAACTGTAAGGGGACCAAGTAAAATATATCCTGTACTTCACAATCTGGAAGATGCAGGTTTGATTATTGGAACCTGGGAAGCACATGGTAAAAGAAAAGTAAAATATTATGAAATAACTGAAGAAGGTATTCAAACTCTCAAAAGGATTAGAAAAGTCTTCAGTTGCCATAAAACATCAATTCTAGAGGAATTCTGGAGAGACATGTTTTCCAAAAATGAATAG
- a CDS encoding chloride channel protein: protein MPNLNNWTPFTGPWWMVVVMTLVGLMVGLIHRYTSAKQIDVFDSVDNGYMDPKPVPSSLLVSLMSLIGGFSLGPEVPTGMLAGALGSWVSKIRGKDSETTRSNVISGVSGAYSGLFSSPFAVWIMLLETTHFQSIAYYGTLLIAGLAAAIGFSLFYALNGMALSNLLGILFPPAYDLQIWQLGAGIVLGILAVPIAIFFVIVNKIISRLVEPLNSKPIVRGTLGGLLLGLLAVALPTTVGLGTTQMSVVTQQAAEIGIILLVIIALAKIVALSGALNFGFIGGPIFPLLFVGSCFGAVIHLIFPQVPLALALGCMIVAVPAAIVPIPIALAGIGIIVVGVPFADAIPIFLAALTAFSITHGLGMMEDNGKKTKRTDQTEN from the coding sequence TTGCCCAATTTAAATAACTGGACACCATTTACGGGGCCATGGTGGATGGTAGTCGTAATGACATTGGTTGGTCTGATGGTTGGTTTAATCCATCGTTACACCTCAGCTAAACAGATAGATGTATTTGATTCTGTAGATAATGGATATATGGATCCAAAACCGGTACCATCATCTCTTTTAGTATCACTAATGTCATTGATAGGTGGTTTCAGTCTGGGACCCGAAGTGCCTACTGGTATGTTGGCCGGGGCACTGGGAAGTTGGGTTTCTAAGATTCGTGGGAAGGATTCTGAAACTACCAGGAGCAATGTTATAAGCGGTGTTTCAGGTGCATATTCTGGACTTTTTTCATCACCCTTTGCTGTGTGGATTATGTTACTAGAAACAACTCACTTCCAATCGATTGCATACTATGGAACACTGCTTATTGCCGGACTTGCAGCTGCAATAGGATTTTCCCTATTTTATGCACTAAATGGCATGGCATTGTCAAATCTTCTGGGTATTTTATTCCCACCAGCCTATGATTTACAGATCTGGCAATTGGGTGCAGGAATTGTGCTGGGAATATTAGCAGTACCCATAGCTATATTCTTTGTAATTGTTAACAAAATAATCAGCAGACTGGTTGAACCATTAAATAGTAAACCTATTGTACGAGGTACTTTAGGAGGGTTATTATTGGGTTTGCTGGCTGTTGCATTACCTACAACAGTTGGACTCGGTACAACTCAAATGTCAGTTGTTACTCAACAGGCAGCAGAAATTGGAATTATACTTCTTGTAATTATTGCTTTGGCTAAAATTGTAGCTTTAAGCGGAGCATTGAATTTTGGTTTTATTGGTGGTCCAATATTTCCACTACTTTTTGTTGGTTCGTGTTTTGGGGCTGTGATTCATTTGATTTTCCCACAGGTGCCATTGGCACTGGCATTGGGATGTATGATAGTTGCAGTACCGGCTGCAATTGTACCCATTCCCATTGCACTTGCTGGAATAGGTATTATAGTTGTGGGTGTACCATTTGCAGATGCAATACCAATCTTTTTAGCGGCATTAACTGCATTTTCCATAACACATGGACTGGGAATGATGGAAGATAACGGAAAGAAAACAAAAAGAACAGATCAAACAGAAAATTAA
- a CDS encoding YbjQ family protein, with protein sequence MLILTTPTIEGKEIIEYYGLVTGDSLLGANMYKDVFSGVRDVVGGRTSKYEEELTNARDLATKSMQEKAENKGANAVIGTRVAYHNLGGTMGNTIMVTIFGTAVSYKE encoded by the coding sequence ATGCTGATTTTAACCACACCAACTATTGAAGGGAAGGAAATAATTGAATACTATGGTTTAGTTACAGGGGATTCACTGTTAGGTGCAAATATGTATAAAGATGTATTCTCCGGAGTTAGAGATGTTGTAGGGGGCAGGACTTCTAAATATGAAGAAGAGCTTACAAATGCAAGAGACTTGGCAACCAAGAGCATGCAAGAAAAAGCCGAGAATAAAGGTGCTAATGCAGTTATAGGAACTCGTGTGGCATATCATAATTTAGGTGGAACTATGGGAAATACCATAATGGTCACCATCTTTGGAACTGCAGTTTCATACAAAGAATAA
- a CDS encoding YbjQ family protein, giving the protein MTYLASVTKSLIEKRWAITAIVLGILVGFFSAYLCIYFHLIIFGFNIMYIVSPLAAGFVETVIARRKYGKSTGAISAILTFIIINIYGWIILGIITNNPATLSLITIIAIILTIQAAFPILMNYILFVVGLGIIKKLVAFMVFLPSKIRGTTMEEETQGTVEPPADEIFLDKLDIPLLSIPPIDGGRVKKSIGLVIGEAVAQETETDGFVEKLSKINEPTKLADYNLGDARKVAITRMFENAKALGANTVVDVSLDYNSMGGFQGSALIVTATGTAVIYE; this is encoded by the coding sequence GTGACATATTTGGCATCTGTAACAAAATCACTTATAGAAAAACGCTGGGCAATTACAGCAATAGTCCTGGGAATTTTAGTTGGATTCTTTTCAGCTTACCTATGTATCTACTTTCATCTGATTATATTCGGATTTAACATAATGTATATAGTGTCGCCACTAGCTGCAGGCTTTGTTGAAACTGTAATAGCCCGGAGAAAGTATGGTAAAAGCACAGGAGCTATCAGTGCAATATTAACATTTATAATAATCAATATTTATGGTTGGATCATTCTAGGAATAATAACAAATAATCCTGCTACACTCAGTTTAATTACCATAATTGCAATAATACTTACAATACAAGCAGCATTCCCTATATTAATGAATTATATTTTATTTGTTGTTGGGCTGGGTATTATCAAAAAATTGGTAGCATTCATGGTTTTTTTACCATCTAAAATTCGGGGAACTACCATGGAAGAAGAAACACAAGGAACAGTTGAACCCCCTGCAGATGAAATATTCCTTGATAAACTAGATATTCCACTATTATCCATACCACCAATTGATGGTGGAAGGGTGAAAAAGAGTATTGGATTGGTAATTGGAGAGGCAGTTGCACAAGAAACTGAAACAGATGGCTTTGTTGAAAAGCTTTCAAAGATCAATGAACCAACCAAACTGGCTGATTATAATCTGGGAGATGCCAGAAAAGTTGCAATAACTCGAATGTTTGAAAATGCCAAAGCTTTAGGTGCAAATACAGTTGTAGATGTTTCATTGGACTACAATTCAATGGGTGGATTTCAGGGTAGTGCTTTAATTGTAACAGCAACTGGAACTGCTGTAATATATGAATAA
- a CDS encoding chemotaxis protein CheB, whose protein sequence is MVNTIKNMGNVDSNSSKFLYVGVGASAGGLDALRKFISNIPENNGMAFIIVQHMDPTHKSGLVNILSRYTSMEVLEVEDGQKVQPEHVYIIPPNKDMGILDGKLQLMEPFEPHGLRLPVNYFFTNLAKDQKDRSVGIILSGFGSDGSDGLNAIKANGGICIAQDPSTAGSDAMPMNAINTGLVDMVLAPEEIPDKLLSYNRSSSKILNKILNPEDETIQALRKIFLLIRNRTGQDFSKYKKSTINRRIGRRMNIHQIVEMPQYLRYLQENPEEIDQLFQEFLIGVTNFFRDPEAFESLKQDALKDTIEEKNNTDILRIWVPGCSSGEEVYSIAIIIRELLEETGKNLEVQIFGTDLDPNSIKIARSGTYTNISEDIGHERLHKFFYKKDNLYTIKNDIRDMVIFANHNVISDPPFTKLDLISCRNLLIYLESEAQERVLSNMNYALKKDGILFIGPSENIGDFLDAFSVIDNKWKIFKCVKSSRVLFDNIKTRKISYQQPHTYWNNQFALKDLKKGRTDFNIIKIAEKNLIDIYVPPSALINKLGDILFIHGRLGKYLEPSPGRAHMNILEMAKEGIKLGLSTAIQNAISNNKEVVFDSLQVDTKDNKNYIKLTVKPINNQDSVRGLLIVSFEESNAQNLDQEKINLHNDSNNNEHIKSLENELKLTKERLKANIEEMTTSNEELKSANEELQSLNEESQSTNEELETSKEELQSTNEELSTVNSELQIKIDELSRINDDMINLFNSSEIAIIFVDNNLKIRSFTKESTKLIKLIESDIGRPLSDIATSITYPDLMDDITQVIEKLAFKEKEVKTKDDAWYKVRIMPYKTSQNVIDGVTITFINITNLKTTQEKIQSALGYAEDIINTVHEPLVVLDEKLRIISANLSFYSTFDLLQSETEGEKLYAVGGGTWDIKSLKSLLEDVLPENNEINNYEFDYIFPIKGHKKLLLNARRIFRGDIGTQLILLAMENMDNCIEDVNNI, encoded by the coding sequence ATGGTAAACACAATCAAAAATATGGGTAATGTTGATTCAAATTCGTCTAAATTTTTATATGTTGGTGTTGGAGCGTCAGCAGGTGGACTGGATGCTCTGAGAAAATTTATTTCCAATATACCTGAAAATAATGGAATGGCATTTATAATTGTGCAACATATGGATCCAACCCATAAAAGTGGTTTGGTTAATATTTTATCTAGATACACGTCTATGGAAGTTTTAGAGGTTGAAGACGGCCAAAAAGTCCAGCCTGAGCATGTTTATATTATTCCTCCAAATAAGGATATGGGTATTTTAGATGGAAAACTCCAGTTAATGGAACCTTTCGAACCCCATGGTCTTAGATTGCCTGTTAATTATTTTTTCACAAACTTAGCTAAGGATCAAAAGGATAGAAGTGTGGGTATTATTCTTTCAGGTTTTGGTAGCGATGGGTCAGATGGTTTGAATGCTATTAAAGCTAATGGGGGGATATGTATAGCCCAAGATCCATCAACAGCTGGATCCGATGCTATGCCCATGAATGCCATTAACACAGGACTTGTGGATATGGTACTTGCACCCGAAGAAATTCCAGATAAACTCCTTTCATACAATCGATCTTCGAGTAAGATCCTCAATAAAATATTAAACCCTGAAGATGAAACTATTCAAGCACTCAGGAAGATATTTCTATTAATAAGAAACAGAACTGGTCAAGATTTTTCAAAGTATAAAAAAAGCACGATTAATAGGCGTATAGGGCGGCGTATGAACATACATCAAATTGTAGAAATGCCCCAATACTTGAGATACCTCCAGGAAAACCCTGAAGAAATTGATCAGCTGTTCCAGGAATTTTTAATCGGTGTAACCAATTTCTTTAGAGATCCTGAGGCTTTTGAATCGCTTAAACAGGATGCTTTAAAGGACACGATAGAGGAGAAGAATAATACAGATATATTAAGGATATGGGTTCCAGGATGTTCAAGCGGTGAAGAAGTATATTCAATTGCAATAATCATACGGGAACTTTTGGAAGAAACAGGCAAAAATTTGGAGGTTCAAATTTTTGGTACAGATCTTGATCCTAATTCCATAAAAATTGCTCGTTCCGGTACATATACCAATATTTCAGAGGATATAGGACATGAAAGGCTTCATAAATTCTTTTATAAAAAAGATAATTTATACACCATTAAAAATGATATACGCGATATGGTGATATTTGCAAACCATAACGTTATATCAGATCCACCCTTCACCAAACTCGATCTAATCAGTTGCAGGAATCTACTTATATATTTGGAATCTGAAGCACAGGAAAGAGTGCTTTCAAACATGAACTATGCATTGAAAAAGGATGGAATTTTATTTATAGGTCCTTCTGAAAATATTGGAGATTTTTTAGATGCATTTTCGGTTATAGACAATAAATGGAAGATATTTAAATGTGTTAAATCCAGTCGTGTATTGTTTGATAACATTAAAACCCGCAAAATCTCTTATCAACAGCCACATACATATTGGAACAATCAATTTGCTTTAAAAGATTTAAAAAAAGGACGAACAGATTTCAATATCATTAAAATAGCTGAAAAAAACTTGATAGATATATATGTACCCCCATCAGCTTTAATCAATAAATTAGGGGATATATTATTTATACATGGTCGTTTGGGTAAATATTTAGAACCATCTCCTGGAAGAGCCCATATGAACATACTTGAAATGGCAAAGGAAGGTATAAAATTAGGTTTAAGTACAGCAATTCAAAATGCAATATCAAATAATAAGGAAGTTGTATTTGATAGTCTTCAAGTGGATACTAAAGATAATAAGAACTATATTAAACTCACTGTGAAGCCGATAAATAATCAAGACTCTGTTAGGGGGTTGTTGATTGTTTCATTCGAAGAATCAAATGCACAAAACCTTGACCAAGAGAAGATAAACTTACATAATGATTCCAACAATAATGAACATATTAAATCTCTGGAAAATGAGCTTAAATTGACTAAAGAACGTTTGAAAGCCAATATTGAAGAAATGACAACTTCCAATGAGGAGCTTAAATCTGCAAATGAAGAACTACAATCATTAAATGAGGAATCTCAAAGCACTAATGAAGAACTGGAAACTTCAAAGGAAGAATTACAGTCAACTAACGAGGAGTTAAGTACAGTTAACAGCGAACTCCAGATTAAAATAGACGAACTATCAAGGATAAACGACGATATGATCAACTTGTTTAACAGCTCGGAAATAGCTATTATATTTGTTGATAATAATTTAAAAATCCGAAGTTTTACAAAAGAATCTACTAAATTAATTAAATTAATTGAATCGGATATTGGACGCCCGCTAAGTGATATTGCAACATCCATTACATATCCCGATCTAATGGACGATATTACACAGGTAATTGAAAAATTAGCATTTAAAGAAAAAGAAGTTAAAACAAAGGATGATGCATGGTACAAAGTTCGAATTATGCCATATAAAACATCACAGAATGTTATTGATGGTGTTACTATCACTTTTATCAATATAACTAACCTTAAAACTACACAGGAAAAAATACAGTCTGCATTGGGTTATGCTGAGGATATAATCAACACTGTACACGAACCTTTAGTTGTTTTGGATGAAAAGTTAAGGATAATTTCTGCCAATCTTTCATTTTATTCCACATTTGATTTATTACAATCAGAAACTGAAGGGGAGAAGTTATATGCAGTTGGTGGGGGTACTTGGGATATTAAATCGCTTAAAAGCCTTTTAGAGGATGTTCTTCCCGAAAATAATGAAATAAATAACTATGAATTTGATTATATTTTCCCTATAAAAGGGCATAAGAAACTGTTATTGAATGCACGGAGAATCTTCAGGGGAGATATTGGTACACAGTTAATCCTTCTTGCTATGGAAAATATGGATAACTGTATAGAAGATGTGAATAACATTTAA
- a CDS encoding tetratricopeptide repeat protein, which produces MSEQDVEMFYKQAMSYLGQGEIDKAIEFFDKALKLDDWYLPAWNDKGVALLEKKDYVQALNCFEKVVLLDPVSSMPLYNKGYVQLILENYSDSIETFDSFLEMYQNKDDFYKYALFLNGQAHYNLKEYKQAHESLEEAILHDKTFKEARELIIKVLNEEKKIK; this is translated from the coding sequence ATGAGCGAACAAGACGTGGAAATGTTCTACAAACAGGCTATGTCCTATTTAGGACAAGGAGAAATAGATAAAGCCATAGAATTTTTTGATAAAGCATTAAAACTTGATGACTGGTATTTACCTGCTTGGAATGATAAAGGGGTAGCACTACTGGAGAAAAAAGATTATGTTCAAGCATTAAATTGCTTTGAAAAGGTTGTACTTCTAGATCCTGTAAGTAGCATGCCATTATATAATAAAGGATATGTTCAACTGATTTTAGAGAACTATTCCGATTCCATAGAAACTTTTGACTCTTTCCTAGAAATGTATCAAAATAAGGATGATTTCTACAAATACGCACTCTTCCTTAATGGACAAGCACATTATAATCTAAAGGAATACAAACAGGCACATGAATCACTTGAAGAAGCAATACTTCATGATAAAACTTTTAAAGAAGCACGTGAACTCATCATAAAAGTTTTAAATGAAGAAAAAAAGATAAAATAG
- a CDS encoding metallophosphoesterase family protein, which translates to MKYSKSILIIAAIVIILASTVYLYNGFLKEVYPPQNWNQKQIELFSHTMNNFSFTFSGDERDDNGNFSKMITNINSNYPNISFNINGGDLKSSPSELQNFKNEYLNPSKNAHFIKPILFVIGNHEIINDPTESKFQNIFGSPTYYNFTENNAYFIVVDNANGKQLNSTQLSWLKNQLNLSQNYKYRFVFMHIPLFSPQGEESGMKNNGTGGANDLNSLFDAENVTMLFTSHVHNYYTGIWGKTPYIISGGAGAPPENGHPPNHHYIVVNVSNQNVTYTYVPY; encoded by the coding sequence ATGAAATATTCAAAGTCCATTTTAATCATAGCCGCAATTGTAATAATACTTGCTTCAACAGTTTATCTATATAATGGTTTCTTAAAAGAGGTTTACCCACCTCAAAACTGGAATCAGAAACAAATAGAACTTTTTAGCCATACAATGAATAACTTTAGTTTTACATTTTCAGGTGATGAACGTGATGATAATGGAAATTTCTCCAAGATGATAACTAATATAAATTCCAATTATCCCAACATATCCTTCAATATCAATGGTGGAGATCTAAAATCCAGTCCAAGCGAACTTCAAAACTTCAAAAATGAATATTTAAACCCCAGTAAAAATGCACATTTCATTAAACCAATACTTTTCGTAATTGGAAATCATGAAATTATTAATGATCCCACGGAATCAAAGTTCCAGAATATATTTGGTTCACCAACTTACTACAATTTCACAGAAAATAACGCTTACTTCATAGTGGTTGATAATGCCAATGGAAAACAACTGAACAGTACCCAGTTATCATGGCTGAAAAATCAACTAAATTTAAGTCAAAACTATAAGTATAGATTTGTATTTATGCACATACCCTTATTCAGCCCCCAGGGAGAAGAATCTGGAATGAAAAACAATGGAACTGGCGGTGCAAACGATCTTAATTCACTTTTTGATGCTGAAAATGTTACCATGCTATTTACATCCCATGTACACAATTATTATACCGGAATATGGGGTAAAACACCTTATATTATAAGTGGCGGAGCAGGTGCACCTCCAGAAAATGGTCATCCACCCAACCATCATTATATTGTTGTAAATGTATCCAACCAAAATGTTACTTACACATATGTACCCTACTGA
- a CDS encoding undecaprenyl-diphosphatase, protein MIEQINITLFHIINQYAGVNPSIDIIAVFMAQYMPVVIILVLAYLWIKNGNKHRKIVLYGIYASLIGLVINLIIGLIYFHPRPFMIQMGTQLFHYPAETSFPSDHTTFMISIALMLIYFKETRMVGIVLFILGLTGGLARVFSGVHFPFDILGAIVVSIFSSILIYQFKDRLSPLNNVITRIYIKLFIKIKIFFNNLLNISGVLM, encoded by the coding sequence ATGATTGAACAAATTAATATTACACTATTCCACATTATAAATCAATATGCCGGTGTAAATCCATCAATAGATATTATTGCTGTATTTATGGCACAATACATGCCTGTTGTGATTATTTTAGTACTAGCATACTTATGGATCAAGAATGGGAATAAACACCGTAAGATTGTATTATATGGAATTTATGCATCCCTAATTGGCCTTGTAATTAATTTAATAATTGGATTAATCTATTTCCATCCAAGACCATTCATGATCCAAATGGGCACACAATTGTTCCATTATCCCGCTGAAACTTCATTCCCATCTGATCATACCACATTCATGATTTCAATAGCTTTGATGTTGATATACTTTAAAGAAACAAGAATGGTTGGTATTGTACTCTTTATACTAGGATTGACAGGTGGATTAGCAAGAGTATTCAGTGGAGTCCATTTCCCCTTTGATATTTTAGGAGCAATTGTTGTTTCCATATTTTCATCAATACTGATTTATCAATTTAAAGATCGATTGAGTCCATTAAACAATGTTATCACAAGAATTTACATAAAATTATTTATAAAAATAAAAATATTCTTCAACAATTTATTAAATATTTCTGGAGTATTAATGTAA
- a CDS encoding SagB/ThcOx family dehydrogenase, whose amino-acid sequence MNDNFEDQIKKNRNFLKDSIRKTVDFSKTGQNTGVSAPPVEKPVNKGADLIDLVVDENWESKYKIPLAKAMKNRKSHRNYAGDPLSLEELSFLLWATQGVRYVEGVNAYRTVPSAGCRHSMETYLAVFNVKGLKNGIYRYLPLSHRLVFEFHEKDLNQKIINATFGQQFAGLSAVTFIWTAIPERMEWRYGPASHKVIAMDAGHMGQNLYLACEAINAGTCAIAAYDQEYADKLLRIDGDNEFVIYFAPVGKLHKTKN is encoded by the coding sequence ATGAATGATAATTTCGAAGATCAAATTAAAAAGAACAGAAATTTTCTAAAGGATAGCATTAGAAAGACCGTTGATTTTTCTAAAACCGGACAGAACACTGGAGTAAGTGCTCCTCCTGTTGAAAAACCCGTTAATAAAGGTGCTGATTTAATTGACCTTGTAGTTGATGAAAATTGGGAGAGCAAATATAAAATTCCGCTTGCAAAGGCAATGAAAAATAGAAAAAGCCATAGAAACTATGCTGGTGATCCATTGAGCTTGGAGGAATTATCATTTTTATTATGGGCAACACAGGGAGTGCGTTATGTTGAAGGTGTGAATGCCTATCGAACAGTTCCATCTGCAGGATGCAGACATTCAATGGAAACATATCTTGCAGTTTTCAATGTTAAAGGTCTTAAAAATGGAATTTATCGTTATCTTCCATTATCTCATAGACTTGTTTTTGAATTCCATGAAAAGGATTTAAACCAGAAAATAATTAATGCAACATTTGGCCAGCAGTTTGCAGGTCTATCAGCAGTAACATTCATCTGGACAGCCATACCCGAACGTATGGAATGGAGATATGGTCCTGCATCACATAAGGTTATTGCAATGGATGCAGGACACATGGGGCAAAATCTTTATCTGGCTTGCGAAGCAATAAACGCAGGTACCTGTGCAATTGCAGCTTACGATCAGGAATATGCAGATAAATTGCTACGCATAGATGGGGATAACGAGTTTGTAATATATTTTGCACCAGTTGGAAAGTTACACAAAACAAAAAACTAA
- a CDS encoding DUF308 domain-containing protein, with the protein MAEGRNVLFGILAILLGLIVMAFPLISVFLVSDIVAIGIIFIGVWLLAQSIEAWSSSKGLSILSLILGFIGVIVGIGLFGKIVAFSIFAGLIIYLGGFFLIISGILTLFSGKGNAGRWGGLLGIILGILYLIVGLYALNPFYLAILIGIWLVLTGIFMLFASADAAVEK; encoded by the coding sequence ATGGCAGAGGGAAGAAATGTATTGTTCGGTATTTTAGCTATACTTTTAGGTTTAATTGTTATGGCATTTCCATTGATCAGTGTTTTTTTAGTTAGCGATATTGTTGCTATAGGAATAATATTCATAGGTGTTTGGTTACTTGCTCAGAGTATTGAAGCATGGAGCAGTAGTAAAGGACTTAGTATATTATCTTTGATACTTGGATTTATAGGTGTCATAGTGGGTATTGGACTATTTGGAAAGATAGTTGCATTCAGTATTTTTGCAGGATTAATAATCTACCTAGGAGGATTTTTCCTAATTATATCAGGTATATTAACCCTATTTTCAGGTAAAGGAAATGCAGGCAGATGGGGAGGTCTTCTTGGAATAATATTAGGTATACTCTACCTAATAGTAGGATTATACGCATTAAACCCATTCTATCTGGCCATATTAATAGGTATCTGGCTGGTACTAACAGGAATATTCATGTTATTTGCATCTGCAGACGCAGCTGTAGAAAAATAA